GGAAGCGGACCGAGAACAGAATCTGGCTAACCTCAACCGGGCCGCGTACGAATTGTTTCGAAAGGGCCACGTTCCCGTTGTGGGGGTCAACTGCGCGCTCCCCCTGATAGCAGTAGCGGAATCCGACGCGTACGAGTCGATCATGATGCCGCTCTCTCTGGCACTGGCCGATCGCTGTGACGCCGTCCTGCGGCTTGATGGCTTCTGCCCCGGTGCCGATGAAGAGGTCAACAGGATACGCAGCCGGGGCGGCGTAGCGTACTACTCGGTCGCGGAGGTTCCCGACGCTAATTGATCGGTCGAACTCGCCATGATGTCCTTTCTCATTCCTGATCGCTTGCCCAGTATCATCGTCCTGGTCGGGTTCTGGATTCCGCCCGCCATAGCTGGCTGGCTCGCGGGAGAGTTTCTTCAGCGAACCACCATGCGTTACCGAGCGGCTGTGACGTACGCAGTCCTGACGATTTTCGTCTTGGGCTACGCGGCAGCGTGGTTCTTTTTCAATCTCAATGCGATACCTCCGTACTTGCCCGGGGCCACCCAGGATCCAAAGTTCGCACCGCCAGAGGCCGTCAAGGGACTCGCCGTCGTAACGTGTGCACTCATACTGCCTGGCAGCGCGATCGCCTGCCTGTTGGCGTTTCGCATCGCGCGCAGGCTCAGGCGCACTTTTGCTGCCCGAGTGTCCGCCTGACCAAGGAACATCAACCGCTCTTGCTTCGTAATGCTCAACGTCACAAGAGCATGGGTGGTGTCCGAATCTACCTTTGCGTTACTTTGCGACTTGGAGTCTTTGCGTGAACCTGCATCTTTTGCAAGGAGCAACTAAGCCCGCCAAGAGACTCGCGGAAAGACGCAATTAAGACACTCCATGATCGTAACGAATGCTCGAACGCGAGCCGCCGGAGGTCTTTGCAACTGAAATGAAATCACGATTATTAGCCACCACTACAGCGCTTTCTTTATTCGTCCTGGCCGTCTGCTTCGCCACGGCTGCCAACATGTCGGCTTCAGCTTCCGACTGGCCTCAATGGCGAGGACCGGAACGGACTGGGGTCTCGTCAGAGACCGGCCTCCTTAAACAATGGCCGACCGGCGGCCCGAAATTGCTTTGGCAGGTCAACGACATTGGGGACGGCTTTTCCGGCCCGTCCGTGGTCGGCACGCGAATCTATTTGGTGAGCAATCGCGGGATGGAGAATGAGTTTGTTCAGGCGCTCTCAACTGAGGATGGAAAAGTTATCTGGACCACCCGCATCGGCAACGTAGGCAATCCGGATCAGAACCCAAAATATCCGAAGGCCCGATCCACTCCTACCGTTGACGGCAACTTCATCTACGCCCTCGGCTCGGATGGTGATTTCGCCTGCCTTGAAGCCAAGAGCGGCAAGATTCGCTGGCAGAAGAGCCTCAGGAAAGATTTCGGCGGCCAGCCGCACGAGTGGGCGTATGCAGAGTCTCCGCTGGTTGATGGTGACCTCGTGGTCGTAACGCCGGGTGGCGCGCAGGCGACGATGGTGGCGCTTAACAAAAAGACTGGCGCAGTCATTTGGAAATCTGCGATTCCCGGCGGCGACCCGGCGGGTTATGCATCGGCGATCGTCGTGCAAGGAGGCGGTCGCAAACAATACGTGAATTTCTTGAGCCAGGGCGTCGTGGGAGTTGATGCGAAGACGGGTGAATTCCTCTGGCGCTACAAGGAAGTTGTCAAAGGCCCAGCCCAGGTTTTCACCCCAGTCGTGCGTGGCGACTACGTGTACGCTGGGGCCCTTGGCATCGGAGGCGGGCTCGTCCGCTTGAAGCCCGACGGCAAAGGAGTCGCGGCGGAACAGGTCTATCTGGAGCGCAGTCTCCCAAACGGTTTCGGCGGAGCGGTGCTAATCGGTGACTACCTTTATGGCACTGAACCGGCGGGGCAGCAGATGGTCGCCGTTGAGTTTACGACGGGTAAGGTGATATGGAAGGCTGATGGTCTCGGCAGGGCTTCGGTCGCCTATGCCGATGGGCTCTTATATGTTCACGCCTGGAAGGGAGATGTCGGGTTGGTTGAGGCAACTCATGAAGGCTATCGCGAAAAGGGCCGCTTCACTCCTCCGGTTCAGCCGAAGTCTAACCAGGGGTCGCCGTATGGGGATACGGCGTATGCTCATCCGGTGATTGCTAATGGGCGACTTTACATTCGGGATTCCGGAACGCTGTGGGCCTACGACATCAAGGCAAGCCGGTAGTCACTGGGAGCGTCCCCCGCATCCCGTAACCATAAACGCGGACATGCCGAGTCGCTTCTACTATCCGCGTTGCGCAACTTTCTCAATTTCATCCGCCGCCACGCGTGTGCCGTCTTCCTGACTCACGGCTTCGCCGACCCTTTTCGCAGCTTCCGCATAACTCGGATTATCAAGTAGCTTTCGCAACTCGCGCGTCGCGGACTCGGCGTCGTAACGCGGACGCGGTAGAGAACGTCCGCAGCCTAGCCGCTCAACTCGCGCAGCGTTATCAAATTGATCGTGAGCGTGCGGCACAAGCAAAACCGGTTTGCCTGAGCGCATCGCCTGACCCGTTGTGCCGACGCCGCCCTGATGAACGACCGCGCACGCGCGCGGTAGGACCTCACTGAAGGGTGCGTACTCGAACGCGGCGATGCCGGCAGGTAAAGAAGCCGGCAGGTTTGGCTCATGGCCAATCAAAAGCACTGCGCGCCGTCCCAGCGCTGCGGCCGCGGTGATTGAGTCGCGA
This genomic stretch from Pyrinomonadaceae bacterium harbors:
- a CDS encoding PQQ-binding-like beta-propeller repeat protein → MKSRLLATTTALSLFVLAVCFATAANMSASASDWPQWRGPERTGVSSETGLLKQWPTGGPKLLWQVNDIGDGFSGPSVVGTRIYLVSNRGMENEFVQALSTEDGKVIWTTRIGNVGNPDQNPKYPKARSTPTVDGNFIYALGSDGDFACLEAKSGKIRWQKSLRKDFGGQPHEWAYAESPLVDGDLVVVTPGGAQATMVALNKKTGAVIWKSAIPGGDPAGYASAIVVQGGGRKQYVNFLSQGVVGVDAKTGEFLWRYKEVVKGPAQVFTPVVRGDYVYAGALGIGGGLVRLKPDGKGVAAEQVYLERSLPNGFGGAVLIGDYLYGTEPAGQQMVAVEFTTGKVIWKADGLGRASVAYADGLLYVHAWKGDVGLVEATHEGYREKGRFTPPVQPKSNQGSPYGDTAYAHPVIANGRLYIRDSGTLWAYDIKASR